From Juglans regia cultivar Chandler chromosome 8, Walnut 2.0, whole genome shotgun sequence, the proteins below share one genomic window:
- the LOC109008580 gene encoding putative receptor protein kinase ZmPK1, which produces MDISIFFLLLLLIQTPPLSSSSEKSDVLRGSSLSVENPSDKLVSLNGDFSAGFFPVGENAFCFAIWLTRSSAPTVVWMANRDDPVDGTGSQLSLSKDGKLRLTNSVGITVWATRTAASTPLESSKLQLQLQNTGNLVLNHSQSGVIWQSFDSPTDTLLPQQTLTRISTLVSKSSKVDYSSGYYKLFFDNDNVLRLLYQGPVVSSPYWPDPWLSDPGQAGRSMYNSSRAAVLNESGYFWSSDHLVILATDFGVKTHRRLTLDRDGNLRLYSLEAMNEGWDWVVTWQAVSDPCTIHGICGPNSVCSYDHASGRRCSCLQGFKIKDPTDWSFGCEAVFNLPCNQSHEKLSSFVQLSHVEFYGYDIEFQPNVTLQQCKNECLKTCGCKGFQFKFSAAEYAGYLCYPKYELLNGQLTPNFEGDFYLKVPKAGFVYNKTLGASEPRLNCIGELSRQVRGTYENKTVKLLLWFATAVGCLEVTCIVLVFFFLFMSGKNSDPVAEGYLLMSRFKRFKFSELKKATRGFVEVIGRGGGGVVYKGLLPDKRVAAIKRLDDANQGEAEFLAEVNTIGRLNHMNLIDIWGYCAEGNHRLLVYEYMEHGSLAEKLTSNELDWKKRFDIAVGTAKGLAYLHEECLEWVLHCDVKPHNILLDSNYQPKVADFGLSKLLNRSEHDHSSFSKMRGTRGYMAPEWVYNLPITSKVDVYSYGIVVLEMVTGKSPTGTQHSSGGGGAKEHTRLDTLVREKIMHADGEASRESWNIEEIVDPSMAGRYDSAKMELLLKVALKCVAEDKDDRPTMTQVVEMLCCKD; this is translated from the coding sequence ATGGATATCtccattttcttccttcttcttttgctCATCCAAACTCCTCCCCTATCTTCATCATCAGAAAAATCTGACGTTCTCAGAGGTTCATCTTTATCTGTTGAGAACCCAAGCGACAAACTGGTTTCTCTCAATGGTGATTTCTCTGCGGGATTTTTCCCGGTCGGTGAAAATGCTTTCTGCTTTGCCATATGGTTGACAAGGTCCTCAGCTCCGACCGTTGTTTGGATGGCAAACCGAGATGATCCGGTTGATGGAACAGGTTCACAGCTTTCGCTTTCGAAAGATGGCAAGCTTCGCCTAACAAACTCTGTCGGTATAACCGTCTGGGCCACCAGAACAGCAGCCTCGACCCCTTTAGAGTCCTCGAAATTGCAACTACAGCTCCAAAACACCGGAAATCTTGTTCTAAATCATTCTCAGAGTGGTGTCATCTGGCAGAGCTTTGATTCACCAACAGATACCCTTCTTCCACAACAAACACTAACCAGGATTTCAACCCTTGTATCAAAATCAAGCAAAGTTGACTATTCTTCTGGCTACTATAAGCTATTTTTTGACAACGATAATGTGCTTCGACTGTTATACCAAGGTCCTGTTGTATCCAGTCCCTACTGGCCCGACCCATGGCTTAGTGATCCTGGACAAGCCGGAAGATCTATGTACAACTCTAGTAGAGCTGCAGTACTGAACGAGTCGGGCTATTTCTGGTCATCTGATCATTTGGTGATCCTAGCTACAGATTTTGGTGTGAAAACTCACAGAAGATTAACTCTTGATCGTGATGGTAACCTTCGATTGTACAGCCTGGAAGCAATGAATGAAGGGTGGGATTGGGTTGTTACATGGCAAGCGGTGTCGGATCCGTGCACGATTCATGGCATATGTGGGCCCAATAGTGTTTGTAGTTATGATCATGCTTCCGGCAGGAGATGCTCTTGCTTGCAGGGATTCAAGATCAAAGATCCAACTGATTGGTCTTTTGGGTGTGAAGCAGTCTTCAATCTCCCTTGCAATCAGAGTCATGAAAAGCTCTCTAGTTTTGTCCAACTTTCTCATGTTGAGTTCTATGGCTATGATATAGAGTTCCAGCCTAATGTGACCTTACAACAGTGTAAAAACGAATGCCTGAAGACGTGTGGTTGCAAAGGTTTCCAATTTAAATTTAGCGCAGCCGAGTACGCTGGCTATTTATGTTACCCCAAGTATGAGTTACTCAATGGACAACTTACACCAAATTTTGAGGGagacttttatttaaaagtacCCAAAGCTGGTTTTGTCTATAACAAGACGCTGGGTGCCTCCGAACCAAGGTTGAATTGCATAGGCGAACTTAGCAGGCAAGTTAGAGGAACGTATGAAAATAAGACAGTGAAGCTTTTGCTTTGGTTTGCTACTGCAGTGGGATGCCTAGAGGTAACCTGCATTGTCCTGgtgttctttttcttgttcatgAGCGGTAAGAATTCCGACCCAGTTGCAGAAGGATACCTCCTGATGTCTAGATTCAAGCGATTCAAGTTTTCTGAGCTGAAAAAGGCCACACGGGGATTCGTTGAAGTGATTGGACGAGGAGGGGGAGGGGTAGTTTACAAAGGTTTACTGCCCGACAAGCGAGTTGCAGCAATCAAAAGACTCGACGACGCTAACCAAGGAGAAGCCGAATTCCTAGCAGAAGTAAACACCATTGGGAGGCTTAACCACATGAACTTGATAGACATCTGGGGCTACTGCGCAGAGGGAAATCATAGGCTTCTGGTGTACGAGTACATGGAGCATGGATCCTTAGCAGAAAAACTTACTTCTAACGAACTTGATTGGAAAAAGAGGTTTGATATTGCAGTGGGCACAGCGAAAGGCCTAGCTTATTTGCATGAAGAGTGCCTAGAGTGGGTTTTACATTGTGATGTAAAGCCTCATAACATCCTCTTGGACTCCAACTATCAACCAAAGGTAGCAGATTTTGGTCTGTCTAAACTACTGAATAGAAGTGAGCATGATCATTCAAGCTTCTCAAAGATGAGAGGAACTAGAGGTTATATGGCTCCTGAATGGGTTTATAATCTTCCTATCACCTCTAAAGTTGATGTCTATAGCTATGGGATTGTGGTGCTGGAAATGGTTACTGGAAAGAGCCCCACAGGTACGCAGCATAGCTCTGGTGGCGGAGGGGCGAAAGAGCATACTAGATTGGACACGCTGGTGAGGGAGAAGATCATGCATGCTGATGGTGAAGCTTCAAGGGAGTCGTGGAATATTGAGGAGATTGTAGATCCAAGCATGGCCGGCAGATATGACTCGGCTAAGATGGAACTTCTGCTCAAGGTGGCTTTGAAATGCGTTGCAGAAGACAAGGATGATAGGCCCACCATGACCCAGGTTGTGGAGATGCTTTGCTGCAAAGACTAG